The following proteins come from a genomic window of Aquimarina sp. MAR_2010_214:
- a CDS encoding leucine-rich repeat domain-containing protein, translating into MNIKELYNELSDAYSDNNLNTITGKLIALYKSKNFGKIREIANKISKYVTIDEEKDAKCFSKLIVLYHPDKGELHRKSINKLYNENNLDSLTKYSHILQLNEIENTVINTIDESVDYHPEYAWESNEKEGYYFYEKDEVNTENESDSKTYDKSFYNEIKFRQYGDLSIDFPPHYLEDIEEFELAQSGIELLDGIEYCQHAVIFDLSNNSITDISELSTLNRLEELYLGNNQIGYIDALSNLFELKIIDLSNNQIDDISPLFELENLEYVNIIGNKIPDNQIKKLKEKEIIVMN; encoded by the coding sequence ATGAATATTAAAGAATTATATAACGAACTAAGTGATGCATATTCTGACAATAATTTAAATACTATCACAGGAAAACTGATAGCGTTATATAAAAGCAAGAACTTTGGAAAGATTAGGGAAATAGCAAATAAAATTTCAAAATATGTAACAATTGATGAAGAAAAAGATGCTAAATGTTTCTCCAAACTCATTGTTCTTTACCATCCAGATAAAGGTGAATTACACAGAAAAAGCATAAATAAACTTTACAATGAAAATAATTTAGATTCCCTTACTAAATATTCTCACATACTTCAACTCAATGAAATTGAGAATACTGTTATAAATACTATTGACGAAAGTGTAGATTATCATCCTGAATATGCTTGGGAAAGCAACGAAAAAGAAGGGTATTATTTTTATGAAAAAGATGAAGTAAATACAGAAAATGAATCTGACTCAAAAACATATGATAAATCATTTTACAATGAAATAAAATTTAGACAGTATGGAGATTTATCAATAGACTTCCCTCCTCATTACCTTGAAGATATTGAAGAATTTGAACTTGCTCAAAGTGGTATAGAATTATTAGATGGAATAGAGTATTGTCAACACGCAGTTATATTTGACTTATCGAACAATAGTATAACTGATATTTCAGAACTTAGCACATTAAATAGATTAGAAGAATTATATTTAGGAAACAATCAGATTGGATATATTGATGCTTTGAGCAACTTATTTGAACTAAAAATAATTGATTTATCTAATAATCAAATTGATGATATCTCACCTTTATTTGAACTTGAAAACCTCGAATATGTTAACATTATCGGTAATAAAATACCTGATAATCAAATTAAAAAATTGAAAGAGAAAGAAATAATTGTAATGAATTAA
- a CDS encoding serine hydrolase, with amino-acid sequence MKLKLFFSLVYLITILSCNNKSTQIDTSHTRIQKSIDSVFNQLVTDEIFNGEILVAQENKIIIHKYYGKANLISNEDFTSESVFEIASVSKPFAALAIAKLVSENILSYDDFITKFLPELPYGNIKIKHLVSHTSGLPDYNAVLYPNWDATKIANNQDLLNILIEKPPELLSNPGIEWKYSNIGYTLLAIIVERVQDKTYPQYCKDYIFKPLAMNRTIIPNYEKTKENKYYVNDYIFSFGNAKYIDPSIYPYFDNATFTGDMYGAQGICTGANDLYKFTKIFSYQDILSDSLFKLYTSPQGIKTPLSKDYTLGWFSDTDSIMGESLFYAGGFAGHRSFLEYYKKKETVIIILNNTSAPVWSLRKIITNCLTNQNIEYPKKSYIKMLSYQLQEVLEDRINKKDINDFDSAVYKIRDYEFEELIEELITNNQYDLAIIASEKISEINPDNYKPFFHIGDIKYKIGKIEESLIYFNKALKLNPNDTIIMNRIKEIKNE; translated from the coding sequence ATGAAATTAAAGTTATTTTTCAGTCTTGTTTATCTAATAACTATCTTAAGTTGTAATAACAAGTCAACCCAAATTGATACATCTCATACTCGGATACAAAAATCAATAGATTCAGTTTTCAATCAATTGGTAACAGATGAAATATTTAATGGTGAAATTCTTGTAGCGCAAGAAAATAAAATAATTATTCATAAGTATTATGGTAAAGCTAATTTAATCTCCAATGAGGATTTCACAAGTGAATCTGTGTTTGAAATTGCGTCTGTAAGTAAACCTTTTGCTGCATTAGCAATAGCAAAATTAGTATCAGAAAATATATTAAGTTATGATGATTTTATTACAAAATTCTTACCTGAACTTCCTTACGGTAATATCAAAATTAAGCACTTAGTTTCACATACATCTGGATTACCTGACTACAATGCAGTTTTGTACCCAAACTGGGATGCTACAAAAATCGCCAACAATCAAGATTTGCTTAATATATTAATTGAAAAACCACCTGAACTATTATCAAATCCAGGTATCGAATGGAAATATAGTAATATTGGATATACGCTTTTAGCCATTATTGTAGAAAGAGTGCAAGATAAAACATATCCTCAATACTGTAAAGATTACATATTTAAGCCTTTAGCGATGAATCGAACAATAATTCCAAACTATGAAAAAACAAAAGAAAATAAGTATTACGTAAATGACTATATATTCAGTTTTGGAAATGCAAAATATATTGACCCAAGTATATATCCATACTTTGATAATGCAACCTTTACAGGAGATATGTATGGAGCTCAAGGTATTTGTACAGGAGCAAATGACCTCTATAAATTCACCAAAATATTTTCATATCAAGACATTTTATCAGACTCATTATTTAAGTTATATACATCACCTCAAGGCATTAAAACTCCATTGAGCAAGGATTATACATTAGGTTGGTTTTCCGATACCGATTCAATAATGGGGGAATCACTATTTTATGCAGGTGGTTTTGCAGGACATCGCTCTTTTCTTGAATATTACAAGAAAAAAGAAACTGTTATAATTATTCTAAATAATACTTCTGCGCCAGTTTGGAGTTTAAGGAAAATTATTACCAACTGTTTAACTAACCAGAATATTGAGTATCCAAAAAAATCATATATAAAAATGTTGAGCTATCAACTTCAAGAAGTTTTGGAAGATAGAATTAATAAGAAAGACATAAATGATTTTGATAGTGCCGTGTATAAAATAAGAGACTATGAATTTGAAGAGCTAATAGAAGAATTGATTACCAATAATCAGTATGATTTAGCAATCATTGCATCTGAAAAAATTTCAGAAATTAATCCTGATAATTACAAGCCTTTTTTCCATATTGGTGATATTAAATATAAAATAGGCAAAATTGAAGAATCGTTGATTTATTTCAATAAAGCCCTTAAACTTAATCCAAATGACACAATAATAATGAATAGGATTAAAGAAATAAAGAACGAATAA
- a CDS encoding class I SAM-dependent methyltransferase yields the protein MSIEKAYNAWASQYDTNENRTRDLDKKCTIETLNNFDFKNVLELGCGTGKNTEWLLNKANRIIGLDFSQEMLNKAEEKISDKRVVFKKVDLTKGWEIEDNFADLITSSLTLEHIENLDHIFSQANRILKNNGLFFISELHSFKQYSGSKAKYETENGTEELEVYVHHISEYIDDAKNNGFQLIELKEWFDENSENGIPRLISFIFKK from the coding sequence ATGAGTATAGAAAAAGCATATAATGCTTGGGCAAGTCAATATGACACAAATGAGAATCGAACAAGGGATTTAGATAAAAAGTGTACTATTGAAACATTGAATAATTTTGACTTTAAAAATGTATTAGAATTAGGTTGCGGAACAGGAAAGAATACAGAATGGTTACTTAATAAGGCAAACAGAATAATTGGTTTGGACTTTTCTCAAGAAATGCTCAATAAAGCAGAAGAGAAAATATCTGATAAAAGAGTAGTATTCAAAAAAGTTGATTTAACTAAAGGTTGGGAAATAGAGGACAACTTTGCGGATTTAATAACTTCGAGTTTAACACTTGAACATATTGAAAATTTGGACCACATTTTTTCTCAAGCAAACCGAATACTGAAGAATAATGGACTGTTTTTTATTAGTGAATTACATTCCTTTAAGCAATATTCTGGAAGTAAAGCTAAATACGAAACGGAAAACGGAACTGAAGAATTAGAAGTTTATGTTCACCATATTTCAGAATACATTGATGATGCAAAAAATAATGGTTTTCAGTTAATCGAATTAAAAGAGTGGTTTGATGAAAACTCAGAAAATGGAATACCAAGATTGATATCATTTATATTTAAAAAATAA
- a CDS encoding DUF695 domain-containing protein gives MHAQKKSELIENMSFLKSLFNIKEQPINSYSDFWNWFVQNQKKFHKVLKDQGNINKVFFDKLAPKLNELKDGFWFLAGMYDDNTAELILTADGVIKNIVFVEELTKSAPKMDNWKITALKQPSDLNQYGIQMDGYKFDESKMNFYATDHKHMPDEIDITITHKGFSEETRAVMTNGVYLALDNSLGELNSVTTIDNVNIINTNDATSDLIPLEKLKDFLTWREKEFVEKYKGLRHNTDDDNYSSLEATLENGLPLLAIVNSDLLNWDSKASHPWISIMEIKYDGENNNGMPNDSDYQLLNEIEEKIMLELKDSDGYLNIGRQTADSMREVYFACIDFRKPSKVLHKIKNEYKNRIEIDFDVYKDKYWQSFNRFITN, from the coding sequence GTGCACGCTCAAAAAAAATCAGAATTAATAGAGAATATGAGTTTTTTAAAATCACTATTTAACATAAAAGAACAGCCAATAAACTCGTACTCTGATTTTTGGAATTGGTTTGTACAAAACCAAAAGAAATTCCATAAAGTTCTCAAAGACCAAGGAAACATTAACAAAGTGTTTTTTGACAAACTTGCCCCTAAACTTAACGAATTGAAAGATGGTTTTTGGTTTCTTGCAGGTATGTACGATGATAATACAGCAGAATTGATTTTAACTGCGGATGGAGTAATCAAAAACATAGTATTTGTTGAGGAATTGACAAAGTCTGCACCGAAGATGGATAACTGGAAAATTACAGCACTCAAACAACCTTCTGATTTAAATCAATACGGAATTCAAATGGACGGTTATAAATTTGACGAAAGTAAAATGAATTTCTATGCAACTGACCATAAACACATGCCTGATGAGATTGATATTACAATCACTCATAAAGGTTTTAGCGAAGAAACTAGAGCTGTAATGACAAATGGAGTTTATCTCGCTTTAGACAATTCTCTTGGCGAATTAAATTCAGTTACCACGATTGATAATGTTAATATTATTAACACAAATGATGCAACATCTGACTTAATTCCATTAGAAAAACTAAAGGACTTTTTGACTTGGAGAGAAAAAGAGTTCGTGGAAAAATATAAAGGATTAAGACATAATACAGACGATGATAACTATTCAAGTTTAGAAGCTACATTAGAAAATGGACTGCCATTACTTGCCATAGTAAATTCGGATTTATTGAACTGGGATAGCAAAGCTTCCCATCCTTGGATCTCAATAATGGAAATTAAATATGACGGAGAAAATAATAATGGAATGCCAAATGATTCCGATTATCAACTTTTAAACGAAATAGAGGAAAAGATAATGCTTGAATTAAAAGATTCTGATGGATATCTAAATATTGGGAGACAAACAGCGGATTCTATGAGAGAAGTTTATTTTGCTTGTATTGACTTTAGAAAACCATCTAAAGTACTTCACAAGATCAAAAACGAATATAAAAATAGAATTGAGATAGACTTTGATGTTTATAAAGACAAATATTGGCAATCATTTAATAGATTCATAACCAATTAA
- a CDS encoding maleylpyruvate isomerase N-terminal domain-containing protein, with the protein MIDLTDKFQDLDTKLFALLRSLNNEEWNKQTIAKLWKVKDVVAHLLDGNIRTLSGLRDNYKGEPPVINSYQDLLDFLNAMNAEWVTSMKRVSPKMLIDLLEHTGPKFCKYYGSLDLLEKAEYSVAWAGENESKNWMHIAREYTEKFLHQQQIRDAVGKQGLMTKRYFYPFLEVCMFALPYTLRDTKAEIDDTIKMEITGKAGGIWYVQYNGKSWKIIDSLSENLPITEISIDQDSSWKLFSKSLRPSDLTDKIKIIGNQKIGNEAISLVSFMV; encoded by the coding sequence ATGATTGATTTAACAGATAAATTTCAAGATTTAGACACAAAATTGTTTGCATTGCTAAGAAGCCTCAATAATGAAGAATGGAATAAACAGACCATAGCAAAACTATGGAAGGTTAAGGATGTTGTTGCACATCTCTTAGATGGAAATATTAGAACCTTGTCTGGGTTGCGAGATAATTACAAAGGAGAACCACCAGTTATAAACTCTTATCAAGATTTATTAGATTTTCTAAATGCTATGAATGCAGAATGGGTGACATCAATGAAAAGAGTAAGTCCCAAAATGTTAATTGATTTACTTGAACATACAGGACCCAAATTTTGCAAATATTATGGTTCGCTAGACCTTTTAGAAAAAGCTGAGTATTCTGTAGCCTGGGCTGGAGAAAATGAAAGCAAAAATTGGATGCATATTGCACGAGAATACACTGAAAAATTCTTACATCAACAACAAATAAGAGATGCTGTAGGAAAACAAGGATTAATGACTAAACGTTATTTTTATCCTTTTTTAGAAGTTTGTATGTTTGCCCTACCTTATACGCTTAGAGATACTAAAGCGGAAATTGATGACACAATCAAAATGGAAATAACAGGAAAAGCTGGTGGAATATGGTATGTACAATATAATGGAAAAAGCTGGAAAATTATTGATTCATTATCGGAGAATTTGCCAATTACAGAAATTTCAATCGACCAAGACTCTTCGTGGAAATTATTTTCAAAGAGTTTACGGCCAAGTGATTTGACTGACAAGATTAAAATAATAGGAAATCAAAAAATTGGGAATGAAGCAATTAGTTTGGTTTCATTTATGGTTTAA
- a CDS encoding MBL fold metallo-hydrolase: protein MGSAIGHCLLIQENEKLILIDAGIGILESKEPEKRLGKELIEVTGFEFEESLTAIRQVEKLGLKPKNVENIICSHLDPDHIGGLADFPKAKVHVSKEEYESFKSGNERYLQQQLSHNPDLKLYETNDTEWFGLPARKVDLNIQTEVLLIPLFGHTLGHCGIAIKTNDQWTFYVGDAYYLRAELEDKNHPVDQLATIRAVDNNLRLESLDKVREIIERCGNQMEYFGYHDPTEFEIKKSVGNNV from the coding sequence ATGGGTTCTGCTATCGGACATTGCTTACTCATTCAAGAAAATGAAAAACTTATACTCATTGATGCAGGAATCGGTATTTTGGAATCCAAAGAGCCCGAAAAGAGATTAGGAAAAGAATTGATAGAGGTTACTGGATTTGAATTTGAAGAAAGTTTAACGGCTATTAGACAGGTTGAAAAACTTGGACTTAAACCTAAAAATGTTGAGAATATAATCTGTTCGCATCTTGACCCTGACCATATCGGAGGGTTGGCAGACTTCCCTAAAGCTAAAGTTCACGTTTCAAAAGAAGAATATGAAAGTTTTAAAAGTGGAAACGAAAGATATTTACAGCAACAACTATCCCATAATCCAGATTTGAAACTTTATGAAACTAACGATACTGAATGGTTTGGACTTCCTGCAAGAAAAGTTGATTTGAACATACAGACAGAAGTACTCTTAATCCCATTGTTCGGACATACACTCGGACATTGTGGGATTGCCATAAAAACCAATGACCAATGGACCTTTTATGTTGGAGATGCTTATTATTTAAGAGCTGAATTGGAAGATAAAAATCATCCTGTTGACCAATTAGCAACAATTAGAGCTGTAGATAATAATTTGAGATTGGAATCTTTAGATAAAGTGAGAGAAATTATTGAACGGTGTGGTAATCAAATGGAATATTTTGGTTATCACGACCCAACTGAATTTGAAATAAAAAAGTCAGTGGGTAACAATGTATAA
- a CDS encoding CPBP family intramembrane glutamic endopeptidase — protein sequence MDKKNIKQKILHFPLTKVIIGLIVCGLIIGLGQTLIQKGLNFTNIDKDLKTLIGGIFVAVLAIISYTYLFKFYEKREITEFSKKGIIKNLLIGLVLGVILQSLTILVIYLKGGYSVISINPILFIIPPLTSGITAAIIEETLFRGIIFRIPEEKLGSYISLLISAFIFGALHISNPNSSLSAGIGLAIQAGLLLGAAYIYTRNLWFPIAIHFAWNFTQSAIFGANVSGNTISKTLITSKIEGAEWFTGGQFGPEGSIQATFFCLIATIILLVLSHKEGKIIKPYWRE from the coding sequence ATGGATAAAAAAAACATTAAACAAAAAATTCTTCACTTTCCTTTGACTAAAGTAATAATCGGACTTATTGTCTGTGGATTAATTATTGGACTTGGACAGACTCTAATTCAAAAAGGGTTAAATTTCACGAATATTGATAAGGATTTGAAAACTCTAATTGGAGGAATATTTGTCGCAGTACTTGCTATAATTTCTTATACTTATTTATTTAAATTTTATGAAAAAAGAGAAATTACAGAATTCTCGAAAAAAGGCATTATTAAAAACTTATTGATTGGACTTGTTTTAGGAGTAATCCTGCAATCGTTAACAATTTTAGTAATTTACCTAAAAGGCGGATATTCTGTTATATCTATTAATCCTATTTTATTTATCATTCCACCTTTAACAAGTGGTATTACTGCTGCCATTATTGAAGAAACTTTATTTAGAGGCATAATATTTAGAATTCCAGAAGAAAAATTAGGAAGTTACATATCTCTTTTAATTTCGGCTTTTATATTTGGAGCATTGCACATAAGCAATCCAAACAGTTCATTAAGTGCTGGAATTGGGCTTGCAATTCAGGCAGGTTTACTACTTGGAGCTGCCTATATATACACAAGAAATTTATGGTTCCCAATTGCGATTCACTTTGCTTGGAATTTCACGCAATCTGCTATTTTCGGAGCTAATGTATCAGGAAATACAATTTCCAAAACATTAATAACCTCTAAAATAGAAGGTGCAGAATGGTTTACGGGCGGACAATTTGGACCAGAAGGTTCAATACAAGCAACATTTTTTTGTCTTATTGCAACAATTATTCTTTTAGTATTAAGTCATAAAGAAGGGAAAATTATTAAACCGTACTGGAGGGAATAA